Proteins from a genomic interval of Oryctolagus cuniculus chromosome 8, mOryCun1.1, whole genome shotgun sequence:
- the PAICS gene encoding bifunctional phosphoribosylaminoimidazole carboxylase/phosphoribosylaminoimidazole succinocarboxamide synthetase, with translation MATAEVLNIGKKLYEGKTKEVYELLDNPGKVLLKSKDQITAGNAARKNHLEGKAAISNKTTSCIFQLLQEAGIKTAFTRKHGETAFIAPQCEMIPIEWVCRRIATGSFLKRNPGVKEGYRFYPPKVEMFFKDDANNDPQWSEEQLIAAKFCFAGLEIGQTEVDIMSHATQAVFEILEKSWLTQNCTLVDMKIEFGVDVTTKEIVLADVIDNDSWRLWPSGDRSQQKDKQSYRDLKEVTPEGLQMVKKNFEWVAERVELLLKSESECRVVVLMGSTSDLGHCAKIKKACEAFGIPCELRVTSAHKGPDETLRIKAEYEGDGIPTVFVAVAGRSNGLGPVVAGNTAYPVLSCPPLTSDWGAQDVWSSLRLPSGVSCSTILSPEGSAQFAAQIFGLNNHLVWSKLRASILNTWISLKQADKKIRESNS, from the exons ATGGCGACGGCCGAGG TACTGAACATTGGTAAGAAGCTCTATGAGGGCAAAACAAAAGAAGTCTATGAATTGTTAGATAATCCAGGAAAAGTCCTCCTGAAATCGAAGGACCAGATCACAGCGGGAAATGCAGCGAGAAAGAATCATCTGGAAGGAAAAGCTGCAATCTCAAACAAAACTACCAGCTGTATTTTTCAGTTATTACAAGAAGCAG GTATCAAAACGGCTTTCACCAGAAAACATGGGGAGACAGCTTTCATTGCGCCCCAGTGTGAGATGATTCCCATTGAGTGGGTTTGCAGAAGGATAGCAACTGGCTCTTTTCTCAAAAGAAACCCTGGCGTCAAGGAAGGCTACAGGTTTTACCCACCTAAAGTGGAGATGTTTTTCAAG GATGATGCCAATAATGATCCACAGTGGTCTGAGGAACAGTTGATTGCTGCGAAATTTTGCTTTGCTGGACTTGAGATAGGTCAGACGGAAGTGGACATCATGAGTCACGCCACGCAGGCTGTTTTCGAAATTCTGGAGAAATCCTGGTTGACCCAGAACTGTACACTGGTGGATATGAAG ATTGAGTTCGGTGTTGATGTAACCACCAAAGAAATTGTTCTTGCTGATGTTATTGACAACGATTCCTGGAGACTCTGGCCATCAGGAGATCGAAGccaacagaaagacaaacag TCTTACCGTGACCTCAAAGAAGTGACTCCTGAAGGGCTCCAGATGGTAAAGAAGAACTTCGAGTGGGTTGCAGAGAGAGTGGAG ttGCTTCTGAAATCAGAAAGTGAGTGTAGGGTCGTAGTCTTGATGGGCTCAACTTCTGATCTCGGTCACTGTGCAAAAATCAAGAAGGCTTGTGAAGCTTTTGGAATCCCATGTGAACTCCGTGTAACATCTGCCCATAAAGGACCAGATGAAACCCTGAGGATTAAAGCTGAGTATGAAG GGGATGGCATCCCTACTGTGTTCGTGGCAGTGGCAGGCAGAAGCAATGGTTTGGGCCCAGTAGTGGCGGGTAACACGGCGTATCCAGTTCTCAGCTGTCCCCCACTCACCTCGGACTGGGGAGCGCAGGATGTGTGGTCTTCTCTTCGACTACCCAGCG GTGTCAGCTGTTCAACCATTCTTTCTCCGGAAGGATCTGCTCAGTTTGCTGCTCAGATATTCGGATTAAATAACCATTTGGTGTGGTCCAAACTGCGAGCAAGCATATTGAACACGTGGATTTCCTTGAAGCAGGCTGACAAGAAAATCAGAGAATCTAACTCATAA